The following is a genomic window from Brevibacterium limosum.
GGTCCGTGTGCGGCATCCGGCTGCCGGCCGGACTGGTCGAAGCCGACCGCCTCGAGCCTCCGATCTTCACTCCGGCGACGAAGGCCGAGCTCGGCGAGCACGACGAGAACGTCAGCTTCGAGGCCGTCGCCGAGACCGTCGGGACCGAGACCGCAGAGAAGCTGCGCGACCTGACCGTGGAGATCTACCAGCGTGCCGAGCAGATCGCCCGGGAACGCGGGATCATCCTGGCCGACACGAAGTTCGAGTTCGGGACCCTGCCCGACGGCACGATCGTCCTCGGCGACGAAGTGCTCACCCCGGACTCCTCCCGCTTCTGGGACGCCGAGGGCTACGAGGCCGGCAAGGCTCAGTCGAGCTTCGACAAGCAGTTCGTCCGCGACTGGCTGACCGAGGAGTCCGGGTGGGACAAGGCCTCTGACACGCCGCCCCCGGCACTGCCCGCCGAGGTCATCGAGAAGACCCGTGCCCGCTATATCGGGGCATTCGAGAAGCTCACCGGAGAGACCTTCCCCGGCTGAGACCCAGCGCTCCGCAGAGCGCTAGTGCGTGTCTCCCAATGTCGTGCCGCGGTTAAGGGGATTCTGGTTCAATGAACGGATCACACACCGAGGACGGGGCCACGCCGTTCACAGAATGGGCTATACGGGATGCCGAGGCCGCGGACGTAGTGCCGATCTGTGAGTTCGGAGAAGCTCACACCCGAGGGCATTAGACATCCTTGATTGGTGGCCGGGCGGCGGAGCCGCAAGTTTCCAGCTAGGTGGAGCGAGTCAAATATTTAATCCGCCGTCTTCCGAGGGCTGATCGTCATCGCAGAGGCAGAAGGCAGGGTCTTTGGCGTTGCCCAGCTCGGGCGCAACGGATCTGACCACGTCCTATACAAGCTGTATCTTGATCCTGACTATCGCGGTCGTGGCCCCGGGCCTGCCCTGATCGAGAGCATCCTTCAATCCTGCCGTCCAACGCGCCTCGCCTGTGCGTCGAGCACTTCGAAGACAATGAGCGTGCCGGAGCGCTATATGAGCCCGAAGGCTTTATCGTCGAGCGGATCGAACGAAGTGATGCGAACTCTGCACTCGACGTCGTATGGCGTGCAAGGGACCCCTGACCGCGTGCTCACAAAAAGGAGACATGCCCTGGGTTCAAATCCTGGGGGCGGTGCCTGGTGTTGCTGGTGTACGCGTCAAATGAAAGATCCGGATCAGAAACCCCGATGCCAGTGATGGGGATGAACCCTGAGTGGTGGACACGCTGAGACTGGCCCATAATGGGCCGGAGAATGCGAGTAGAAACCATGCCGAAGAAGAAGTACTCGGACGAGTTCAAAGCCGACGCCGTCGCGCTGTACGAGACTCATCCCGATATGTCCTATTCCCAAGTCGCGACCGATCTCGGCGTCTCGCGTGGCGCGATCAAGTCCTGGGTGCATCAGGCCCGGAAGGCCGCCGGAACAGTCCCGACAGCCGCGGCAGGCCATCCGGAGTCGGCTGAGGAAGAGCTGGCGCGTCTGCGGGTCGAGAACGCTGATCTGATCGATCGGGCCAAGCGTCTGCGGGCTGAGAACGACAAGCTCGCCGAGGAGCGAGCTATCCTGCGGAAGGCCACGAAATATTTCGCGGCAGAGACGACCTGGTGATCCGCTTCCAGTTCGTTGACGACCACCGGAACACCCATGAGGTGAAGCGGATGTGTGCCGTGCTGGGTCTCCAGCGCTCGAGCTTTTACAAGTGGTGTGCCTCCCGGTCGGCACGGGCGGCCAGGCAGGCTGCTGATGATGCTCTGTGCGAGCGGATTGAGCACCATTTCGAGTTCTGGGACCACACGTACGGGTATCGACGGATCACGGCCGAGCTGGCCGATGACCCAGAAGTGGACGGGCCGGTCAACCGTAAGCGGGTTGCTCGCCTGATGCGGAACAACGGCATGGTCGGTATCCACTTGCGTAAGCCGAAGACCACGACGATGGCGGACCCGGAGGCTCAGGTGTTTGCCGACCTGGTGGGCCGGGACTTCTCGGCCGCTGAGTTGGGCACGACCTACGTCGGCGACATCACCTACTTACCCTATGGTAATGAAGGGAAGTTCTTGTATTTGGCCACCGTCATCGATTTGTATTCGCGGCGGATTGTGGGCTGGTCGATCGCCGATCATATGCGGTCCAGTCTTGTCGAGGACGCGTTGCAGAATGCGTTAAACAATCGAGAAACGCTGGAAGGTGCGATTTTCCATAGCGACCATGGTCGGCAATATACGTCCTCGTCGTTTCAGGCGATGTGTCGTCGGTTCGGGGTGGTTCAGTCGATGGGCAGGGTGGGGTCGAGTGCTGATAATGCGTTGGCGGAGTCGGTCAACGCTGCGTTGAAGCGTGAGACGTTGCAGGGAGAGAAGCGGTGGGCCTCGGAGCTCGAGTGTCGGCGGGAGGTGTTTCGGTGGTTAGTTCGATACAACACGGGGCGTCGGCACTCGGCTTTGGGTTATCGAGCACCTGTTGACTTCGAGGTTGGTTATGCGTCTATGGTGGATTTTGTTGCCTGATAGTACACATTGATGTGTCCACTTCAAGGGGTTCACGCCCGATTGCGCCTGGTCGTCTTTGTGGATTGGCCGGGAGCTTTTACGGGTGCAGGCAGGTGGTAAGCCGCCTGATTTGGGATCAGATCCTCGAGCGCTCGAACCTCTCCATCCGTACCGAGCACGTCAACAGATGTTGTGTTCACATCAACCAAACAAAATAGTCTGGGTTGACGTGCTCACCCTTGTCCTGTGACGCGGCCTTTGATTGGCACGAACGCGAATGCCCCGGCCCGTGTCTGTGGTGGTTCACGGGCCGGGGACTGACCTCTTAGCCAGCTGCACTCGGCTCGATCAGGGTGACCGAATCGTATTGCCCTTCTAGGATCAGCCTCATAGTTTTGAGAGCTTCACCTAGGGCATGGTCTGGATCGTTGCCACCCGCCCTGTATACCGGTAGAGTCTCGTTCTTATCGTCGCTGGCTAGCGAAAACGCGCAAATATAAAAATACTCGTCCATTTTCTGAGGCTCATACACTTTGACATTCACGATATTAGAATCGCAGTTGTATTTGGCTATCACGCGCGCTTATCTTCTTTCGCTTTTTACGACATTGGCGCAGCCTGCCTGAGGCAATTCGCATAGTCAACGTTCGCCTGCTCCCAGTATTTCCGTCGAAGGTTGATATCATGCTTATTTTTCGCGGGAAGTGACTCACAGTATCGCATATCTGCGTTGTGCATTCTCGCGCATTCATCCTCGGTGGGCCGTCCGGAGTATGGCTTAGCGCCTGCTTTGACCGGCCGGACGCAAACTTCGTCTCTCGAAGCGTCATTTTTCTGAGCCTGGCTCTCTGGCACGTTGGTTATGTCGGGGTTCGTTCGATGCTCAGTAACGCTATGCCCGGCGGGCTCGCTTGGCATAGATGCATGGGTGGCGCTACCGGCGCCGATAGTGAAGGTGACTGCCATTACAGCGCCGATTCCTACTGTTGCCATATTTTTCAGAATGTTCATCATGTTCGCCTTTGCTGTTGAGGGTGTGGCGCTCATCACACTATCGCGCAAGTGCTGTTGCTTAAAAGAGGGAGGATAACGCGTAATAATGTTGCAAAACATCAACAATCATCGAATCCGCGACAGCGCAATGGACGCGCCGCCCGCTGCGAGAAGAAGCTGGCAGGAGTGTTACAAGAACGATGCATAATCTTCACGCGGATGGCACAGGGTCTCGGCAAACGCCGTTGAGCCGAGAGGTGGTAAATCGTGGGGGACACAATCCACGGTGTACCAACAGCAAGAAACGTGACCCCCTCAGGGTAAGGGCCCCTACGAAGTAGCCCACCGCTAGGGCATGTCTCCATTATTGGCGGAGCCTTGTCAGGACCGCGCTGATCACGACTGCCGCCCGGTAGGTGATGGCAAGTTAGTCGTACCGTCGCTAATCCTCGCCATTGCTTGACGTACGAAAACGAACGCTCCAACAAATTGCGGTTCCGATAGGCACCGGCGTCGAATTCCGGGGCCGTCCACCTTTGTTGCCGCGTCTTTTCCAAGTCGCGATCTGGTCCCCATTTCCCCGGGGTCACCGCCCGAACGCCACGGGAACGCAGGTATTCGCGTTTGCCTCTGGACCCATACGCACGATCAGCCAGAACAGCGTATGGACAGGCGCGAGGGCGACCGTCGCCGGTCCGCGGTACTCGAATGTCAGCCAGGACCTGCGGCAGGATCACCCCGTCAGGGCGCTGTTCACTAGTGACTACCACTGCCAGCAGCCAGCCTTTACCGTCGACGGCTTGGTGGAATTTGGTCGGCAGCCCACCACGTGAGCGACCAATACCATGCCCAGCTGGTTCACGCTCCCGAACGGGCAGATACTTGCAATTCGACGTAGCCCCCTGTGTCCTGGCCAGGGCGCGTCGTGTTCGTCGCGTGCTGGTGGGCACGATTGATGGCGCCGTCGACGGAGACGCTCCAATCGATGCCACCGACCGCGGCGGCTTAAGATAGCACTCTGTCCAGGTGCCGTCGGCGGCGTAGCGGCGGTGGCGCTTCCATACCGTCTGCCAGGGCCCGAAACTCTGGCATGGAAGGTCGCGCCAGGCAATGCCGGCCCGATAGCGGTAGACGATCCCTTCGAAGATCCGGCGATTGTTCTGAAATGGTTGGGCCCTCTTGCCGGCATTCGAGGGCAGGAGAGGTTCGATTCGCGCCCACTGCTCGTCGGTAATGACTCGGTGTCGTTGCCGTGTCGTCACGACTCCACCGTGCAATTGCTGGATTGGTCAATAAAGGAGACACGCCCTAATACGTGAGCCGCGGGGCATCGACAATGAGTCGGCGCCCCGCGGCTTCGTCGTCCCCTCCGCCGGCCCGCGTCAGCCTGCGACCTCTCGCCGCCGCCCGTCTTCGCCGACAGCCGAGCCGCCAACGACTCCTGTGCGAATATCGCAGTGTGAGACGCTGAATCAGCGCTATTGGCAATCCGTGTTGCAGTTTCCCTCACTTGACGCATATTTCTGCAACGGAATCAGTGGAATCACGGGGGAAGTTCCGCTAAGGTGATTTCACAGTGATCCACAACACACCCAGAGAGCGGGCTCGGCAATCCGCCTCTGCCACGACACTGCAGTCGGGAGGCAGCATTGGACCTCGATATCCTCGACGTCACGATCTTCGACGGTGAGGCTCTGCGCGCCGAGAATCGTGTGAGCATCCGCGACGGGATCATCACCGAGATCGGCACCGGACCCGCAGCTGTGCCCGCATCGCGCACGATCAACGCCGACGGCAAGCTGCTCACTCCCGGCTTCGTCGATGCGCATGTGCACACGACCTTCGGCGGTCAGGAGGCCCTGGCCTGCGATATCAGCGGAGCGGACAGCCTCGAGGCGGCATTGCAGATGATCCGCGACTATGTCGCCGACACGACCCGTGATGACGGCGCGACTGACCCCGCGAACGACTGGGTCATCGGTGGCGGCTGGTCGATGGCCCACTTCCCCGGAGGAGACCCGACCGCCGACATCTTCGACGAGGCCTGCCCCGATCGGCCGGCGATCCTGCTCAGCGCCGACCACCATTCGGCATGGGTGAACACGCAGGCGATGACCGCAGCCGGACTCGATGAGACCTCCACGGCACCTGCCGGCGGCGTCATCGTCGCCGATTCCGCGGGCCGCCCCACCGGGTGCCTGCACGAATCGGCAATCGACCTCGTCTCAGCCCACGTTCCCGCCGCCTCCGATGAGGAGGTCCTGGCCGGTCTGCGCGAAGGTCAGCGCTACCTCAACTCCCTCGGCGTGACCGCGTGGATGGACGCCATCGTCGGCGACTACGGCGGCCACCGCGACCCGTACGACACCTACGTCGGGGCGGCGGAATCGGGCGTACTCCGGTCCGAGGTCGTCGGCAGCCTGTGGTGGCCGCGCGGAGTCGAGGACATCGACGCCGAGGTGGCCCGACTGACCGATCTCGCACGCTCCGACGGACGCTTCCGCGCCACCTCGGTGAAGTTCATGCTCGACGGGATCGTCGAGTCCCGGACCGCGGCGATGACGACCGAATACACGTGCACCTGCGGCGGCTTCGGAACGAGCTATTTCACTCGCGCCCACCTCGAGGCCTCGTTCGCGGCCCTCGACGCGGCCGGTTTCGACATCCACTGCCATGCGATCGGCGATGCCGCGGTCAAGGCCGCCCTCGACGCTTTCGAGGCCGTCCGCAGCCAGCGCACGGTCGGCACCGGGACGACCGGCGCAGCTGACACCGGCGAACGCCGTCACCATATCGCCCATGTCCAGGTCGTCGATCCCGCCGATGTCCCGCGCCTCGCCGAACTCGGCGTCACCGCGAACCTGCAGGCACTATGGGCCTGCTATGACGAGCAGATGATCGACCTCAACCTGCCGTTCCTCGGTGCCGAGCGCAGCGGCTGGCTCTATCCCTTCGGGTCCCTCAACCGCTCCGGCACCCATTTGGCGATGGGTTCGGACTGGCCGGTATCGACGGCGAACCCGTGGGACGCGATCCATGTCGCGCTCAACCGCTCGCACCCGACCGCCGCGGATGAGTCGCCGCTGCTGCCGGACGAGGCAATCGACCTGACGACGGCGCTGCGTGCCTACACCGCAGGTTCGGCACACCTGCTGCGCTCGGCCGACAACGGCCGCATCCGCCCCGGTCAGCCGGCCAACCTCGCCTTGGCCAGCGCCAACCCCTTCAAACTGCCGCCGACCGATATCGCGGAGATCGCGAACGAACTGACGATCTGTGACGGGCGCATCGTCCACGACGCCCTGCCGCCTCACACACCGGCACCGACCACTCCGTCCGCCTCGACCACCACCGGCTCAGCCAGCTGAAGACGAAAGGCCATCATGACCAGTACAGCTACCTCGGCGCCCTCTGCGGAGACCGGACTCGACCACCTCGAGATCCAGGGTGTGAAGAAGGTCTTCGGCGACAACACCGCCATCGAACGCCTCGATCTGAACGTCCGCAAGGGCGAATTCCTCTCCCTGCTCGGCCCCTCCGGCTGCGGAAAGACCACCCTGCTGCGGATGATCGCCGGCTTCGAGACCCCCACCGACGGTGCGATCCTGCTCGCCGGCAAGGACATCGTGTCCCTGCCGCCGCACCGCCGGCCGGTCAACACGGTGTTCCAGTCCTACCTGCTGTTCCCGCATATGAACATCGCCGACAACATCGCCTACGGACTCAAGCAGGCGAAGGTCCCGAAACCGGAGATCGCGCAGCGCGTCCGCGAGGCCCTCGCACTTGTGCAGATGGAGGACTTCGCCGGACGCAAACCCGAGCAGCTCTCCGGCGGTCAGCAGCAGCGCATCGCCCTGGCCCGGGCCCTGGTCAACCGGCCGCAGGTCCTCCTCCTCGACGAACCGATGTCTGCGCTCGACAGGAAGCTGCGGGAGGAGATGCAGCTCGAGCTCAAACGCCTCCACACGAAGCTCGACACGACCTTCGTCTTCGTCACCCACGATCAGGATGAGGCGCTGGCGATGAGCGACCGCATCGTTGTCATGTACGACGGCGTCATCCAGCAGATCGGATCCGGTGAGGACATCTACGCGAACCCCCACAACGGCTTCGTCGCCGGCTTCATCGGCAAGCAGAACTTCATCTCCGCCGAGGTGGCGTCCTCCGATTCGACGACCGTGACCCTGCGCACGGCCAACGCTGTGCTCACGGCCCCGACGCTGACACTCAAACCGGCCACCGCTGCCGGTGAACCCCGGGATCTCGAGGTCGGTGACCGGGTGCGCGCAGCCATCCGTCCCGAACGGATGCACGTCGCCCCCGCAGGCGAGAGTTCCGGGGAGACGAACACGGCCCGCGGCTCCGTGATCTCGTATTCGTTCCTCGGCGACGTCATCCAGTACATGATCGTCGTCGGTGACAACGACGAGATCCTCGCCCGCGTGCCTGCCGCCGGGCGGGAGCCGATCAGCGCCGGCACCGAGGTGGAGCTGAGCTGGGATGCCGACGCTGTCGCCGTGTACGACCGTGAGCCGAGCGCGATCACGTCCCTCCTCGAAGGCGGTGACTGAAATGGCCCGGCAGAGACCCGATGTGACGTTCCTGGCCCCACGGGCCGCCTCGGCGAGGTTGAGCCGGCGAGCGCTGTTTGCCGGTTTCGGCGTGGTCGGCCTCGGAGCGCTGAGCGCGTGTGGGAAGACCACGAAGATGGCGGCGTCGCCGCCGACCGACGGAGAGCTCGAATCGAAGCTCAACCTCTACTCGTGGGGCGACTACGACAACCCCGAACTTCTCGACGCCTTCAAATCCCAGAACGACATCCTCGTCCAGGTCGACGCCTACGGGTCGAACGAGGAGCTCGTGGCGAAGCTCTCGACCTCACGCGGGACGTCCGGCTACGACGTGGTCGTGCCGACGGGGTCGAACATTCCGCAGATGCTCGAACATGACCTGCTCCAGGAGCTCGACCTCAGCCTGATCCCGAACTTCGAGCACATGGACCCGAACTTCACGCATCAGTACTTCGACCCGGACAACACGTACTCGATCTGCAAGGCGTGGGGCACCACCGGGTTCGTCTACAACACGAAGAAGATCACGCGGGAGATGACCAGCTGGCAGGACTTCCTCGACGCCGCGCAGAAGGAAGCGGCCGGGACGACCGCGCTGCTCGAGGATCCGTGGGAGGTCTCGGCGATCGTCCTGGGAGCCCTCGGCTTCAGCCTCAACACCGAGGACGAGGGGGAGCTCGACAAGGCCCGCAACATCATCGTCGATGATCTGGCCCCGAACGTGAAGGCCTATGTCGGCAATGCGGCTACCAGCATGATCCAAGGCAGCTTCACCCTCCTGCACGCCTACAACGGAGACGCCAGGCAGGGGCTGACCGAGGTCAGGGATCCGGAAAACTGGAAGTTCGTGTTCCCCACCCCCTCGGCGAATCTGTGGATGGACTGCTGGGCGATCGCCACCGGCGCCCCGCACCCGGATTCCGCACACGCCTTCATCAATCACATGATCTCGCCGGACACCGCGGTCGACCAGCTCGACTACATCGGCTACCCGATCGGGACGAAAGGGCTGGCCGAGCAGGCGAAGAAGGCCGACCTCGATGAGCAGGACCTCATCTTTCCTGCACAGAAGGTCCTCGACCGTCTCGAACCGAGCAAGCAGACCCCGGCCGATCAGATCCGGACGAAGATCCTCACCGACGCCCAGGCCAGGAGCGGAGCATGAGCACTCAGACCCGACCGCAGCAGCCACGACCGAAGAAGTCGGCGACGAAGTTCTTCGGCCCGGCGGCCATCTCGTTTCCGACATGGGCCTATGCACTCTTCTTCTTCATCATCCCCCTCGCCCTCATCGTCTTCTACAGCTTCGGATACAAACCCGACCAGTTCACAGCCATCGCCACCGACCGGCTGTCCTTCGACCGATACCCGGAAGCGATGAGCGCAAGCTTCGTCTCGACCTTCTTCGCGACCGTGCGCATCTCCCTGCTCGGCACCCTGCTGTGCCTGATCATCGCCCTGCCGTTCGCGTACTGGCTGGCGATCAAGGTCGCACCCGCCCGCAGGTCACTGGCTCTGGCCCTGGTGATGGTGCCGTTCTGGACGAACTTCCTCGTGCGCACCCTCGGCTGGCAGATCATGCTCTCCCCCGACGGGTTCCTGTCGAACTGGATGCAGAGCCTCGGGCTGCTCGACGGCCCTCTCGACATCCTCTACACCCGAACGGCAGTGCAGATCGGCGTCGTCTACAACTATCTGCCGCTGATGATCCTGCCGCTGTTCGTCGCCATCGACGCCTCGGGCAAGAAGCTGCGCGAGGCCAGCTACGACCTCGGCGCGGGAAAGATGAAGACCTTCATGCGGGTCACGCTGCCGATGGCGATGCCCGGAGTCGTCTCCGGCTGCCTGCTCGTGTTCATCCCGCTCAACGGCGACTACGTCACCGCGACCGTCCTCGGCGGAGCGAGCGGATCGATGGTCGGTCAGCTCATCGCCAACCAGTTCAACACCGCACAGAACTGGGCGGTCGGAGCGGCCATGGCGATGATCCTCATCATCTCCACCCTGGTCGTCGTCGGTCTCGGGTTCGCTCTGCTCAAGCTCGGGCAGGCGATCACGGCCAAACTCAACAGTGTTCCGCTGCACGACGGGAGGGCCTGAGATGCCGAAGAAGAACACATTCGCACGCCGGACACCGACCGATATCGCCCTCCACGCCTGGGGCATCATCGTCTTCGTCTACCTGTTCGTGCCGATCGCGGTGATCATCGCCTACTCGTTCAACAACGGCAAGGTGCTCGCGAACTTCCGCGGCTTCGGCATCCACGCCTACATCAGCGGCATCAACAACGACATCATCGTCTCCTCCATCGTCACGAGCCTGCAGGCCGCCGTGGGCACCGCCATCGTCTCGACGATCTTCGGCACCCTCGGCGGAGTCGCCCTGGCCCGGGCCCGCAAGGGAGCATGGTGGGCACTCGGACTGACCGCGATCCTCGGACTGACCCTGGTCACACCCGAGATCGTCGACGGCATCTCGTTCCTGCCGTGGTTCGTCACCGTCGGCGTCGACTGGGGCATCACCCCGCTCAACAACGGCCTCGTCCGACTCATCATCTCCCACGCGATGTTCTCCATGGCGATCGTGACATTCATCGTCAGAGCCCGGCTCGCCGGCATGGACACCCAGCTCGAGGATGCCGCCGCCGACCTCGGCGCGACACCGTGGAACCGATTCAAGGACATCACCCTGCCGATCGCGGCCCCCGGCATCCTCGCCGGTGCTCTGATGTCGTTCACCGTCAGCCTCGACAACACGATCCTCTCGAGCTTCGTCCAACAGCCGGGCTACACCCCGTGGCCGGTCTACATCTTCTCCGCCGTCCGCGTGGCCCTGCGACCCGAAGTCGCGGCGATGTCGACGGTGATGTTCGTGCTCACCCTCGCCGCACTCGGCTTCGTCGGATTCGTCCTGCGCAAAGCCGGCGGCAACGCCACAGAGATCATCAAGACCATGGCCGCCTGAGGCATCCCCTCACCGAGGCGGCCCACCGTTGCGCCGGCCCCTCGCCGAGGCGGTGTTCCGTTCCGCCCGACCCGCACCTGCTGACCGGCAGAGTACACACCGACCACACCGTGAAGAAAGTGAAGTGACATGGACGTCAATGCCGCATTGGCCGACGCCTCGACCATTCCGTACTGGCTCGACACCGACCTCCGCCCGGAGCCGCTGCCGCCGTTGCAGGAGAACCGCGAGGCCGACCTCCTCGTCGTCGGCGGTGGGTTCACCGGTCTGTGGACCGCTCTGCAGGCCAAGGAGCGGAACCCGAACCGTCGTGTCGTGCTCGTCGAGGCGAACACGATCGGATGGGCCGCCTCGGGGCGCAATGGCGGATTCTGCGCGGCCAGCCTCACGCACGGCTATGACAACGGGGCGACACACCTGCCCGAGGAGAACGATCGGCTCGCGCAGCTGGGCCGGGAGAACCTCGACGCCATCGAAGCCGCTGTCGCGAAGTACGGAATGGACGTCGAGTTCGAACGTACGGGAGAGCTCGACGTCGCCACCGAGGACTACCAGGTCGCCGAGCTGCGGGAGGCTCACGATCCGGATTCCGGTTTCATCTTCTTTGACCAGGAGCAGCTGGCGACGATGGTGAAGTCGCCGACGTACAAGGCTGCGCTGTGGGATTCTCGCGAGGTCGCGATGGTCCACCCGGCGAAGCTGTGCTGGGAGCTGCTGCGCGTCATCCGCGAACTCGGAGTCGAAGTCTTCGAAGGCACGAAGGTCACCTCCGTCACCGATCGGAAGACCACCGTCGAGGTCACCACCGAGTCCACCGGCGAGGC
Proteins encoded in this region:
- a CDS encoding IS5 family transposase, encoding MTTRQRHRVITDEQWARIEPLLPSNAGKRAQPFQNNRRIFEGIVYRYRAGIAWRDLPCQSFGPWQTVWKRHRRYAADGTWTECYLKPPRSVASIGASPSTAPSIVPTSTRRTRRALARTQGATSNCKYLPVREREPAGHGIGRSRGGLPTKFHQAVDGKGWLLAVVVTSEQRPDGVILPQVLADIRVPRTGDGRPRACPYAVLADRAYGSRGKREYLRSRGVRAVTPGKWGPDRDLEKTRQQRWTAPEFDAGAYRNRNLLERSFSYVKQWRGLATVRLTCHHLPGGSRDQRGPDKAPPIMETCPSGGLLRRGPYPEGVTFLAVGTPWIVSPTIYHLSAQRRLPRPCAIRVKIMHRSCNTPASFFSQRAARPLRCRGFDDC
- a CDS encoding GNAT family N-acetyltransferase, producing the protein MAEAEGRVFGVAQLGRNGSDHVLYKLYLDPDYRGRGPGPALIESILQSCRPTRLACASSTSKTMSVPERYMSPKALSSSGSNEVMRTLHSTSYGVQGTPDRVLTKRRHALGSNPGGGAWCCWCTRQMKDPDQKPRCQ
- a CDS encoding amidohydrolase — its product is MDLDILDVTIFDGEALRAENRVSIRDGIITEIGTGPAAVPASRTINADGKLLTPGFVDAHVHTTFGGQEALACDISGADSLEAALQMIRDYVADTTRDDGATDPANDWVIGGGWSMAHFPGGDPTADIFDEACPDRPAILLSADHHSAWVNTQAMTAAGLDETSTAPAGGVIVADSAGRPTGCLHESAIDLVSAHVPAASDEEVLAGLREGQRYLNSLGVTAWMDAIVGDYGGHRDPYDTYVGAAESGVLRSEVVGSLWWPRGVEDIDAEVARLTDLARSDGRFRATSVKFMLDGIVESRTAAMTTEYTCTCGGFGTSYFTRAHLEASFAALDAAGFDIHCHAIGDAAVKAALDAFEAVRSQRTVGTGTTGAADTGERRHHIAHVQVVDPADVPRLAELGVTANLQALWACYDEQMIDLNLPFLGAERSGWLYPFGSLNRSGTHLAMGSDWPVSTANPWDAIHVALNRSHPTAADESPLLPDEAIDLTTALRAYTAGSAHLLRSADNGRIRPGQPANLALASANPFKLPPTDIAEIANELTICDGRIVHDALPPHTPAPTTPSASTTTGSAS
- a CDS encoding polyamine ABC transporter substrate-binding protein, coding for MARQRPDVTFLAPRAASARLSRRALFAGFGVVGLGALSACGKTTKMAASPPTDGELESKLNLYSWGDYDNPELLDAFKSQNDILVQVDAYGSNEELVAKLSTSRGTSGYDVVVPTGSNIPQMLEHDLLQELDLSLIPNFEHMDPNFTHQYFDPDNTYSICKAWGTTGFVYNTKKITREMTSWQDFLDAAQKEAAGTTALLEDPWEVSAIVLGALGFSLNTEDEGELDKARNIIVDDLAPNVKAYVGNAATSMIQGSFTLLHAYNGDARQGLTEVRDPENWKFVFPTPSANLWMDCWAIATGAPHPDSAHAFINHMISPDTAVDQLDYIGYPIGTKGLAEQAKKADLDEQDLIFPAQKVLDRLEPSKQTPADQIRTKILTDAQARSGA
- a CDS encoding ABC transporter permease, which codes for MSTQTRPQQPRPKKSATKFFGPAAISFPTWAYALFFFIIPLALIVFYSFGYKPDQFTAIATDRLSFDRYPEAMSASFVSTFFATVRISLLGTLLCLIIALPFAYWLAIKVAPARRSLALALVMVPFWTNFLVRTLGWQIMLSPDGFLSNWMQSLGLLDGPLDILYTRTAVQIGVVYNYLPLMILPLFVAIDASGKKLREASYDLGAGKMKTFMRVTLPMAMPGVVSGCLLVFIPLNGDYVTATVLGGASGSMVGQLIANQFNTAQNWAVGAAMAMILIISTLVVVGLGFALLKLGQAITAKLNSVPLHDGRA
- a CDS encoding ABC transporter ATP-binding protein, giving the protein MTSTATSAPSAETGLDHLEIQGVKKVFGDNTAIERLDLNVRKGEFLSLLGPSGCGKTTLLRMIAGFETPTDGAILLAGKDIVSLPPHRRPVNTVFQSYLLFPHMNIADNIAYGLKQAKVPKPEIAQRVREALALVQMEDFAGRKPEQLSGGQQQRIALARALVNRPQVLLLDEPMSALDRKLREEMQLELKRLHTKLDTTFVFVTHDQDEALAMSDRIVVMYDGVIQQIGSGEDIYANPHNGFVAGFIGKQNFISAEVASSDSTTVTLRTANAVLTAPTLTLKPATAAGEPRDLEVGDRVRAAIRPERMHVAPAGESSGETNTARGSVISYSFLGDVIQYMIVVGDNDEILARVPAAGREPISAGTEVELSWDADAVAVYDREPSAITSLLEGGD
- a CDS encoding ABC transporter permease, which encodes MPKKNTFARRTPTDIALHAWGIIVFVYLFVPIAVIIAYSFNNGKVLANFRGFGIHAYISGINNDIIVSSIVTSLQAAVGTAIVSTIFGTLGGVALARARKGAWWALGLTAILGLTLVTPEIVDGISFLPWFVTVGVDWGITPLNNGLVRLIISHAMFSMAIVTFIVRARLAGMDTQLEDAAADLGATPWNRFKDITLPIAAPGILAGALMSFTVSLDNTILSSFVQQPGYTPWPVYIFSAVRVALRPEVAAMSTVMFVLTLAALGFVGFVLRKAGGNATEIIKTMAA
- a CDS encoding IS3 family transposase (programmed frameshift) — encoded protein: MPKKKYSDEFKADAVALYETHPDMSYSQVATDLGVSRGAIKSWVHQARKAAGTVPTAAAGHPESAEEELARLRVENADLIDRAKRLRAENDKLAEERAILRKATKYFAAGDDLVIRFQFVDDHRNTHEVKRMCAVLGLQRSSFYKWCASRSARAARQAADDALCERIEHHFEFWDHTYGYRRITAELADDPEVDGPVNRKRVARLMRNNGMVGIHLRKPKTTTMADPEAQVFADLVGRDFSAAELGTTYVGDITYLPYGNEGKFLYLATVIDLYSRRIVGWSIADHMRSSLVEDALQNALNNRETLEGAIFHSDHGRQYTSSSFQAMCRRFGVVQSMGRVGSSADNALAESVNAALKRETLQGEKRWASELECRREVFRWLVRYNTGRRHSALGYRAPVDFEVGYASMVDFVA